The following are encoded together in the Neofelis nebulosa isolate mNeoNeb1 chromosome 9, mNeoNeb1.pri, whole genome shotgun sequence genome:
- the SRMS gene encoding tyrosine-protein kinase Srms isoform X3, protein MEPFLRKRLAFLSFFWDKIWPVGAPDDGVLGLPDPEAGAEPEPPAAEPRSSPAPAQLFRALYDFTARCADELSVSRGDRLYGLKEEGGYIFARRLSGPPRAGLVPITHLAKATPETLLDQPWYFSGISRARAQQMLLSPANGPGAFLIRPSESSRGHYSLSVRAQASVRHYRICTAANGLYLQKGRLFPSLEELLAYYKANWKLTHNPLLQPCVPQGAAGGGPECPPPPQQPLLQDGWEQPRSEFALRRKLGEGYFGEVWEGLWLDSTPVAVKVIKSAYVKLGDLTKEIQTLKSLRHERLIRLHAVCSAGEPVYIVTELMRKGNLQAFLGSPEGRALGLSLLLGFACHVAEGMSYLEERRIVHRDLAARNVLVGDDLGCKVADFGLARLLKEDIYSPSSGSKIPVKWTAPEAANYRVYSQKSDVWSFGVLLYED, encoded by the exons ATGGAGCCCTTCCTCAGAAAGCGCCTGGCCTTCCTGTCCTTCTTCTGGGACAAGATCTGGCCGGTGGGCGCGCCGGACGACGGCGTCCTGGGGCTCCCCGACCCTGAGGCCGGCGCGGAGCCAGAGCCCCCCGCCGCAGAGCCCCGCAGCTCCCCGGCGCCCGCGCAGCTCTTCAGGGCGCTGTACGACTTCACCGCGCGGTGCGCCGACGAGCTGAGTGTCAGCCGCGGGGACAGGCTCTATGGCCTCAAGGAGGAGGGCGGCTACATCTTTGCCCGCAGGCTCTCCGGTCCGCCCAGGGCCGGGCTGGTGCCTATCACCCACCTGGCCAAGGCCACCCCGGAGACGCTCTTGGACCAACC CTGGTACTTCAGCGGCATCAGCCGTGCCCGGGCCCAGCAGATGCTCCTGTCTCCGGCCAACGGGCCTGGGGCCTTCCTCATCCGACCCAGCGAGAGCAGCCGCGGCCACTACTCACTGTCAG TCCGGGCCCAGGCCAGCGTTCGCCACTACCGCATCTGCACGGCGGCTAACGGCCTCTACCTGCAGAAGGGCCGGCTCTTCCCCAGCCTGGAGGAGCTGCTCGCCTACTACAAGGCCAACTGGAAGCTGACCCACAACCCACTGCTGCAGCCCTGTGTGCCCCAG GGCGCAGCAGGCGGAGGCCCcgagtgccccccaccccctcagcagCCTCTCCTGCAGGACGGGTGGGAGCAGCCTCGCTCCGAGTTTGCCTTGCggaggaagctgggtgaaggcTACTTCGGGGAAGTGTGGGAAGGTCTGTGGCTCGACTCCACACCGGTGGCAGTCAAGGTCATCAAGTCAG CCTACGTGAAGCTGGGAGACCTCACCAAGGAGATCCAGACTCTCAAGAGCCTGAGGCACGAGCGTCTCATCCGGCTGCATGCCGTGTGCTCGGCCGGCGAGCCCGTGTACATCGTCACCGAGCTCATGCGCAAGGGCAATCTGCAGGCCTTCCTGGGCA GCCCCGAGGGACGGGCCCTGGGCCTGTCCCTCCTGCTGGGTTTTGCCTGCCACGTGGCCGAGGGCATGAGCTACCTGGAGGAGAGGCGCATCGTGCACCGCGACCTGGCCGCCAGGAACGTGCTTGTGGGTGATGACCTGGGGTGCAAGGTGGCCGACTTTGGCCTGGCCCGGCTGCTCAAG GAGGACATCTACTCCCCAAGCAGCGGCTCCAAGATCCCCGTCAAATGGACGGCGCCCGAGGCAGCCAACTACCGTGTCTACTCCCAGAAGTCGGACGTCTGGTCCTTCGGAGTCCTGCTCTATGAG GACTGA
- the SRMS gene encoding tyrosine-protein kinase Srms isoform X1, producing MEPFLRKRLAFLSFFWDKIWPVGAPDDGVLGLPDPEAGAEPEPPAAEPRSSPAPAQLFRALYDFTARCADELSVSRGDRLYGLKEEGGYIFARRLSGPPRAGLVPITHLAKATPETLLDQPWYFSGISRARAQQMLLSPANGPGAFLIRPSESSRGHYSLSVRAQASVRHYRICTAANGLYLQKGRLFPSLEELLAYYKANWKLTHNPLLQPCVPQGAAGGGPECPPPPQQPLLQDGWEQPRSEFALRRKLGEGYFGEVWEGLWLDSTPVAVKVIKSAYVKLGDLTKEIQTLKSLRHERLIRLHAVCSAGEPVYIVTELMRKGNLQAFLGSPEGRALGLSLLLGFACHVAEGMSYLEERRIVHRDLAARNVLVGDDLGCKVADFGLARLLKEDIYSPSSGSKIPVKWTAPEAANYRVYSQKSDVWSFGVLLYEVFTYGQCPYEGLSNHETLQQVTWGYRLPRPASCPAEVYALMLECWRSSPEERPAFAVLQETLDAARRRLHPALT from the exons ATGGAGCCCTTCCTCAGAAAGCGCCTGGCCTTCCTGTCCTTCTTCTGGGACAAGATCTGGCCGGTGGGCGCGCCGGACGACGGCGTCCTGGGGCTCCCCGACCCTGAGGCCGGCGCGGAGCCAGAGCCCCCCGCCGCAGAGCCCCGCAGCTCCCCGGCGCCCGCGCAGCTCTTCAGGGCGCTGTACGACTTCACCGCGCGGTGCGCCGACGAGCTGAGTGTCAGCCGCGGGGACAGGCTCTATGGCCTCAAGGAGGAGGGCGGCTACATCTTTGCCCGCAGGCTCTCCGGTCCGCCCAGGGCCGGGCTGGTGCCTATCACCCACCTGGCCAAGGCCACCCCGGAGACGCTCTTGGACCAACC CTGGTACTTCAGCGGCATCAGCCGTGCCCGGGCCCAGCAGATGCTCCTGTCTCCGGCCAACGGGCCTGGGGCCTTCCTCATCCGACCCAGCGAGAGCAGCCGCGGCCACTACTCACTGTCAG TCCGGGCCCAGGCCAGCGTTCGCCACTACCGCATCTGCACGGCGGCTAACGGCCTCTACCTGCAGAAGGGCCGGCTCTTCCCCAGCCTGGAGGAGCTGCTCGCCTACTACAAGGCCAACTGGAAGCTGACCCACAACCCACTGCTGCAGCCCTGTGTGCCCCAG GGCGCAGCAGGCGGAGGCCCcgagtgccccccaccccctcagcagCCTCTCCTGCAGGACGGGTGGGAGCAGCCTCGCTCCGAGTTTGCCTTGCggaggaagctgggtgaaggcTACTTCGGGGAAGTGTGGGAAGGTCTGTGGCTCGACTCCACACCGGTGGCAGTCAAGGTCATCAAGTCAG CCTACGTGAAGCTGGGAGACCTCACCAAGGAGATCCAGACTCTCAAGAGCCTGAGGCACGAGCGTCTCATCCGGCTGCATGCCGTGTGCTCGGCCGGCGAGCCCGTGTACATCGTCACCGAGCTCATGCGCAAGGGCAATCTGCAGGCCTTCCTGGGCA GCCCCGAGGGACGGGCCCTGGGCCTGTCCCTCCTGCTGGGTTTTGCCTGCCACGTGGCCGAGGGCATGAGCTACCTGGAGGAGAGGCGCATCGTGCACCGCGACCTGGCCGCCAGGAACGTGCTTGTGGGTGATGACCTGGGGTGCAAGGTGGCCGACTTTGGCCTGGCCCGGCTGCTCAAG GAGGACATCTACTCCCCAAGCAGCGGCTCCAAGATCCCCGTCAAATGGACGGCGCCCGAGGCAGCCAACTACCGTGTCTACTCCCAGAAGTCGGACGTCTGGTCCTTCGGAGTCCTGCTCTATGAGGTCTTTACCTACGGCCAGTGTCCCTATGAAG GACTGAGCAACCACGAGACCCTGCAGCAGGTCACCTGGGGGTACCGGCTGCCGCGCCCGGCGTCCTGCCCGGCCGAGGTCTATGCGCTCATGCTGGAGTGCTGGCGGAGCAGCCCCGAGGAGAGGCCCGCCTTCGCTGTGCTGCAGGAGACGCTGGACGCAGCCCGCAGGCGCCTCCACCCCGCCCTCACGTGA
- the FNDC11 gene encoding fibronectin type III domain-containing protein 11, whose product MSFQVTGPGLNKTKLDSPPSFLDQEEAEEADDPQLLEPEVWRTCMERRTALRGFLTSDLSPHLLRRHHARTELLKKCSYYIEILPKHLALGDRSPLVLPTAMFQLIDPWKFQRMKKVGAAQTKIQLLLLTGLLEQLDRGRAELGALLGSPDPQPFLAGWGLVERRLADLAAVMDSFLAMTVPGRLHMKHRLVSDVGAAKIPHIRLMLSTKMPVMFDRKESVAHQDWVSLRWFATIQPVAPEQFELRFKLLDPRTQQECTQCGIIPVAACTLDIHNLMPNRSYKFTVKRAESYTLVYEPWRDSLTLQTRPGPPKGPTPSRPGKPGPPLTTLSER is encoded by the coding sequence ATGAGCTTCCAGGTGACGGGCCCGGGCCTGAACAAGACGAAGCTGGACAGTCCCCCGTCCTTCCTGGAccaggaggaggcggaggaggctGACGATCCGCAGCTGCTGGAACCGGAGGTCTGGAGGACCTGCATGGAGCGCCGCACCGCCCTGCGCGGCTTCCTGACCTCCGACCTGAGCCCCCACCTGCTCCGGCGCCACCACGCCCGCACGGAGCTGCTCAAGAAATGCTCCTACTACATCGAGATCCTCCCCAAGCACCTGGCCCTGGGCGACCGGAGCCCGCTGGTGCTGCCCACCGCCATGTTCCAGCTCATCGACCCCTGGAAGTTCCAGCGCATGAAGAAGGTGGGCGCGGCCCAGACCAAGATCCAGCTTCTTCTGCTCACGGGCCTGCTGGAGCAGCTGGACCGCGGCCGCGCCGAGCTGGGCGCTCTGCTGGGGTCACCCGACCCGCAGCCCTTCCTGGCGGGCTGGGGGCTGGTGGAGCGCAGGCTGGCGGACCTGGCGGCTGTCATGGACAGCTTCCTGGCCATGACGGTGCCTGGGCGCCTGCACATGAAGCACCGCCTGGTGTCCGACGTCGGTGCCGCCAAGATCCCGCACATCCGGCTCATGCTAAGCACCAAGATGCCCGTCATGTTCGACCGAAAGGAGTCGGTGGCCCACCAGGACTGGGTCAGCCTGCGGTGGTTTGCCACCATCCAGCCGGTGGCGCCGGAGCAGTTCGAGCTCCGCTTCAAGCTGCTGGACCCGCGGACACAGCAGGAGTGCACGCAGTGTGGCATCATCCCCGTGGCCGCCTGCACCCTCGACATCCACAACCTGATGCCCAACCGCTCCTACAAGTTCACCGTCAAGAGAGCCGAGAGCTACACGCTGGTGTACGAGCCCTGGCGGGACAGCCTCACGCTGCAGACCAGGCCGGGGCCCCCCAAAGGGCCCACCCCCAGTCGGCCGGGCAAGCCAGGCCCGCCCCTGACCACGCTTTCCGAGAgatga
- the SRMS gene encoding tyrosine-protein kinase Srms isoform X2, producing MEPFLRKRLAFLSFFWDKIWPVGAPDDGVLGLPDPEAGAEPEPPAAEPRSSPAPAQLFRALYDFTARCADELSVSRGDRLYGLKEEGGYIFARRLSGPPRAGLVPITHLAKATPETLLDQPWYFSGISRARAQQMLLSPANGPGAFLIRPSESSRGHYSLSVRAQASVRHYRICTAANGLYLQKGRLFPSLEELLAYYKANWKLTHNPLLQPCVPQDGWEQPRSEFALRRKLGEGYFGEVWEGLWLDSTPVAVKVIKSAYVKLGDLTKEIQTLKSLRHERLIRLHAVCSAGEPVYIVTELMRKGNLQAFLGSPEGRALGLSLLLGFACHVAEGMSYLEERRIVHRDLAARNVLVGDDLGCKVADFGLARLLKEDIYSPSSGSKIPVKWTAPEAANYRVYSQKSDVWSFGVLLYEVFTYGQCPYEGLSNHETLQQVTWGYRLPRPASCPAEVYALMLECWRSSPEERPAFAVLQETLDAARRRLHPALT from the exons ATGGAGCCCTTCCTCAGAAAGCGCCTGGCCTTCCTGTCCTTCTTCTGGGACAAGATCTGGCCGGTGGGCGCGCCGGACGACGGCGTCCTGGGGCTCCCCGACCCTGAGGCCGGCGCGGAGCCAGAGCCCCCCGCCGCAGAGCCCCGCAGCTCCCCGGCGCCCGCGCAGCTCTTCAGGGCGCTGTACGACTTCACCGCGCGGTGCGCCGACGAGCTGAGTGTCAGCCGCGGGGACAGGCTCTATGGCCTCAAGGAGGAGGGCGGCTACATCTTTGCCCGCAGGCTCTCCGGTCCGCCCAGGGCCGGGCTGGTGCCTATCACCCACCTGGCCAAGGCCACCCCGGAGACGCTCTTGGACCAACC CTGGTACTTCAGCGGCATCAGCCGTGCCCGGGCCCAGCAGATGCTCCTGTCTCCGGCCAACGGGCCTGGGGCCTTCCTCATCCGACCCAGCGAGAGCAGCCGCGGCCACTACTCACTGTCAG TCCGGGCCCAGGCCAGCGTTCGCCACTACCGCATCTGCACGGCGGCTAACGGCCTCTACCTGCAGAAGGGCCGGCTCTTCCCCAGCCTGGAGGAGCTGCTCGCCTACTACAAGGCCAACTGGAAGCTGACCCACAACCCACTGCTGCAGCCCTGTGTGCCCCAG GACGGGTGGGAGCAGCCTCGCTCCGAGTTTGCCTTGCggaggaagctgggtgaaggcTACTTCGGGGAAGTGTGGGAAGGTCTGTGGCTCGACTCCACACCGGTGGCAGTCAAGGTCATCAAGTCAG CCTACGTGAAGCTGGGAGACCTCACCAAGGAGATCCAGACTCTCAAGAGCCTGAGGCACGAGCGTCTCATCCGGCTGCATGCCGTGTGCTCGGCCGGCGAGCCCGTGTACATCGTCACCGAGCTCATGCGCAAGGGCAATCTGCAGGCCTTCCTGGGCA GCCCCGAGGGACGGGCCCTGGGCCTGTCCCTCCTGCTGGGTTTTGCCTGCCACGTGGCCGAGGGCATGAGCTACCTGGAGGAGAGGCGCATCGTGCACCGCGACCTGGCCGCCAGGAACGTGCTTGTGGGTGATGACCTGGGGTGCAAGGTGGCCGACTTTGGCCTGGCCCGGCTGCTCAAG GAGGACATCTACTCCCCAAGCAGCGGCTCCAAGATCCCCGTCAAATGGACGGCGCCCGAGGCAGCCAACTACCGTGTCTACTCCCAGAAGTCGGACGTCTGGTCCTTCGGAGTCCTGCTCTATGAGGTCTTTACCTACGGCCAGTGTCCCTATGAAG GACTGAGCAACCACGAGACCCTGCAGCAGGTCACCTGGGGGTACCGGCTGCCGCGCCCGGCGTCCTGCCCGGCCGAGGTCTATGCGCTCATGCTGGAGTGCTGGCGGAGCAGCCCCGAGGAGAGGCCCGCCTTCGCTGTGCTGCAGGAGACGCTGGACGCAGCCCGCAGGCGCCTCCACCCCGCCCTCACGTGA